The following are encoded together in the Campylobacter concisus genome:
- the rseP gene encoding RIP metalloprotease RseP — protein MKGIFFTLALLCLGLYAYSFYFLVTVLAISFLIFFHELGHFLAARTLGVKVNTFSIGFGEKIYTKNVGGTDYCLSAIPLGGYVQLKGQDDTDPKAKNYDADSYNVLSPIKRIYILFVGPFFNFILAFFIYILLGFIGVERLAPSIGHIAEGSAAASAGLAKNDKILAINGVKINEWDEISKNVKLEPSTILIDRNGSQMTINLTPKIGETINLFNEKVQRPLIGISPNGEVIKIYHTGLAGIDFAFSETIEASKLIFKSFTKLVSGAVPLKEVGGIVQIADVTSKAAKISLGVLLTIVALISVNLGVLNLFPIPALDGGHILFNLYELIFRREVNERVLIMLTYCGWALLLGIMVLATFNDIMRLSGGL, from the coding sequence TTGAAAGGTATTTTCTTCACGCTAGCCCTACTTTGTCTTGGGCTTTATGCGTATTCATTTTATTTTTTAGTGACCGTTTTAGCCATTAGTTTTCTCATATTTTTTCACGAGCTTGGCCACTTTTTGGCAGCAAGAACGCTTGGCGTAAAGGTAAATACCTTTAGTATCGGCTTTGGGGAGAAAATTTACACCAAAAATGTTGGCGGCACCGACTACTGCCTAAGCGCGATCCCACTTGGTGGATACGTACAGCTAAAAGGTCAAGACGATACCGACCCAAAAGCTAAAAACTACGACGCGGACAGCTACAACGTGCTAAGTCCTATAAAGCGAATTTACATCCTCTTTGTAGGGCCATTTTTTAACTTTATCTTGGCGTTTTTTATATATATATTGCTTGGATTTATCGGAGTTGAAAGACTTGCACCAAGTATCGGCCACATAGCTGAAGGCTCGGCAGCTGCGAGCGCTGGACTAGCTAAAAATGATAAAATTTTAGCAATAAATGGCGTAAAGATAAACGAGTGGGATGAGATCAGTAAAAATGTAAAGCTTGAGCCAAGCACCATTTTGATAGATCGCAACGGCTCGCAAATGACTATAAATTTAACACCAAAGATAGGCGAGACGATAAATCTATTTAATGAAAAGGTGCAACGCCCATTGATCGGGATCTCTCCAAATGGAGAAGTGATAAAAATTTACCACACTGGTCTTGCGGGCATAGATTTTGCCTTTAGTGAGACGATCGAGGCATCAAAACTAATCTTTAAAAGCTTTACCAAACTAGTAAGCGGAGCGGTGCCATTAAAAGAAGTTGGCGGCATCGTACAGATAGCTGATGTCACTTCAAAAGCCGCAAAAATAAGTCTTGGCGTACTTTTGACGATTGTTGCTTTAATCTCAGTAAATTTAGGCGTTTTAAATTTATTCCCAATCCCTGCACTTGATGGTGGCCACATACTTTTTAACTTATATGAGCTGATTTTTAGACGCGAGGTAAATGAGCGAGTGCTCATCATGCTCACCTACTGTGGTTGGGC
- the dapA gene encoding 4-hydroxy-tetrahydrodipicolinate synthase gives MTALITPFKNQKVDEVSFEKLIKRQIKHGIDVVVPVGTTGESATLTHDEHRICIEIAVDACKGTNVKVLAGAGSNATHEAIGIAKFAQAHGADGILSVAPYYNKPTQEGLYEHYKAIANSIEIPVLLYNVPGRVGVDILPATVFRLFKECKNIYGIKEATGSIDRCVDLLAHEPNLVVISGEDAINYPIISNGGKGVISVTANLLPDQISELTHLAMNEEYKKAKLINDNLYTINKTLFCESNPIPIKAAMYLAGLIDSLEYRLPLCKPSKENFKKIEEVIKNYEIKGF, from the coding sequence ATGACCGCACTCATTACGCCATTTAAAAATCAAAAAGTGGATGAAGTCAGTTTTGAAAAACTAATAAAAAGACAGATAAAACACGGCATAGATGTTGTTGTGCCAGTTGGAACTACCGGCGAGAGTGCAACACTAACGCATGATGAGCATAGAATTTGTATCGAAATAGCCGTAGATGCATGTAAAGGCACAAATGTAAAAGTACTAGCTGGAGCTGGTAGTAACGCCACTCACGAAGCTATTGGTATTGCTAAATTTGCTCAAGCCCATGGCGCTGATGGTATCCTTTCAGTTGCGCCTTATTACAACAAACCAACACAGGAAGGGCTTTACGAGCACTACAAAGCTATCGCAAATAGCATTGAAATCCCTGTGCTTCTTTACAATGTTCCTGGCAGAGTTGGCGTGGATATCTTGCCAGCAACCGTTTTTAGGCTTTTTAAAGAGTGTAAAAATATCTACGGCATCAAGGAGGCTACAGGTAGTATAGATAGATGCGTAGATCTGCTAGCTCACGAGCCAAATTTAGTAGTCATTAGCGGCGAAGATGCGATCAACTATCCTATCATATCAAATGGCGGTAAAGGCGTTATCTCGGTTACTGCAAACCTCTTACCAGATCAAATTTCAGAGCTTACACACCTTGCAATGAACGAAGAGTACAAAAAAGCAAAACTAATAAACGATAATCTATATACTATAAATAAAACGCTCTTTTGCGAAAGCAATCCGATACCGATCAAAGCGGCGATGTATCTAGCTGGGCTCATCGACTCTTTGGAGTACCGCTTGCCACTTTGCAAACCAAGTAAAGAAAATTTTAAAAAGATAGAAGAAGTAATAAAAAATTACGAAATAAAGGGTTTTTAA
- a CDS encoding quinone-dependent dihydroorotate dehydrogenase produces MSLNYDTLKSIFFKFDPETAHKIAEFAMVGANKIFPGSLSFVANKCVVDDNALKQNLFSSTYHNPVGIAGGFDKNATMFESLTALGFGYLEFGTFTPKPQPGNDKPRLFRLIDEESIQNAMGFNNDGCEAIKNRVKKLYPYTLPIWANIGKNKVTPNEDAIKDYEILVREFSEICDTFVINVSSPNTPNLRALQDKNFIKELFSVILPLTKRPIIFKIAPDMSHEDAIKLCSCAVENGASGVLVSNTSVDYSLSHSSNLKDFGGLSGKVITKKSKEIFKAVADELYGKTTLIACGGIDSGAEAYERIKMGANLVQIFTSFIFKGPMIARDINLEILELLKRDGFASISEAVGINVKK; encoded by the coding sequence ATGAGCTTAAACTACGATACTTTAAAATCTATATTTTTTAAATTTGATCCTGAAACCGCCCATAAAATCGCAGAATTTGCAATGGTCGGAGCAAATAAAATTTTTCCAGGATCTTTAAGCTTTGTAGCAAATAAGTGCGTGGTCGATGACAATGCACTAAAACAAAATTTATTTTCAAGCACTTATCACAACCCAGTTGGCATAGCTGGGGGCTTTGATAAAAATGCCACAATGTTTGAATCACTCACGGCTCTTGGCTTTGGGTATTTAGAATTTGGCACATTTACTCCAAAACCTCAACCTGGCAACGACAAACCAAGACTTTTTAGGCTTATAGACGAAGAGAGCATCCAAAATGCGATGGGCTTTAACAACGATGGTTGCGAGGCTATTAAAAATAGAGTCAAAAAACTTTATCCTTATACTTTACCTATCTGGGCAAACATCGGTAAAAACAAGGTTACACCAAACGAAGACGCAATAAAAGACTATGAAATTTTAGTAAGAGAATTTAGTGAAATTTGCGACACCTTTGTCATAAACGTCTCATCGCCAAACACGCCAAATTTAAGAGCCTTGCAAGATAAAAATTTTATAAAAGAGCTTTTTAGTGTCATTTTGCCACTTACTAAAAGGCCGATCATCTTTAAAATCGCTCCTGATATGAGCCACGAAGATGCGATCAAGCTTTGTAGCTGCGCGGTAGAAAACGGCGCTAGCGGCGTGCTTGTTTCAAATACAAGCGTTGATTACTCGCTCTCTCACTCGTCAAATTTAAAGGATTTTGGCGGACTAAGCGGCAAGGTGATCACTAAAAAGTCAAAAGAGATCTTTAAAGCCGTGGCAGACGAACTTTATGGCAAGACGACGCTTATCGCATGTGGCGGCATAGATAGCGGTGCAGAAGCATATGAACGCATAAAAATGGGAGCAAATTTAGTGCAAATTTTTACAAGCTTTATCTTTAAAGGGCCGATGATCGCAAGAGATATAAATTTAGAAATTTTAGAACTTTTAAAAAGAGATGGCTTTGCCTCTATTAGTGAAGCGGTCGGTATTAATGTTAAAAAATAA
- a CDS encoding ABC transporter ATP-binding protein, whose translation MTNFGLKDVLKRFGPYFKDYIPHFILAFIGMGLASGGTAVSAYLVEPVLNKIFVERNEILLYMLPCAIIAIYVLKNIGTFMQAYFTAYIGQDTIRRFREKMVENLLNLDMKFFNDFRTGELISRTTNDIERIRSIVSSIIPELIRELVTIIGLLCVVIYQSPKLAFFALVVMPIAIYPISRLAKKMKKISKKSQEKTSDITSALSEIFTNIEIIKANNAQKYEHSRFIEENNKFFKLNLKTVKIEQLVSPLMETIGSIGVAAVIIIGGKDVIDGNINMGAFFSFLTALFMLYTPLKRIVNIYNKMQDAIAASERTFFLMDKVSEIKDGEKELSEEINLIKFNDVCLNYGDKEVLKGINLEARKSEFIALVGSSGGGKTSLMNLLMRFYDVNSGEILINETNLKDIKIHSLRQNIGLVTQRVYIFNDTIAKNVAYGREFNEEAVINALKMANAYEFVSKLDNGINTILNEFGTNLSGGQRQRIAIARALYQNPQILIFDEATSALDNESEKEITKAINNLRNKKIIFVIAHRLSTVESADKIAVLSGGKIVDIGSDEELSKRNEIYAKLKGKALV comes from the coding sequence ATGACTAACTTTGGCTTAAAAGATGTTCTAAAACGCTTTGGCCCATATTTTAAAGACTACATCCCACACTTTATCCTAGCCTTCATCGGCATGGGGCTTGCAAGTGGCGGAACAGCGGTCAGTGCGTATCTGGTGGAGCCAGTATTAAATAAAATTTTCGTTGAAAGAAATGAAATACTGCTTTATATGCTGCCATGTGCGATTATTGCCATTTATGTGTTAAAAAATATAGGCACATTTATGCAGGCTTATTTTACGGCATATATTGGGCAAGATACGATTAGAAGATTTCGTGAAAAGATGGTTGAAAATTTACTAAATTTGGACATGAAATTTTTTAATGATTTTAGAACAGGCGAGCTAATAAGCAGAACCACGAACGACATAGAGCGCATAAGATCTATTGTTTCAAGCATCATACCTGAGCTTATTAGAGAGCTTGTAACTATCATAGGTCTGCTTTGTGTAGTCATATATCAAAGCCCTAAATTAGCCTTTTTTGCACTTGTTGTTATGCCAATAGCGATTTATCCGATCTCGCGCCTTGCTAAAAAGATGAAAAAAATCTCAAAAAAATCACAAGAAAAGACATCTGATATCACCTCTGCACTTAGTGAAATTTTTACAAATATCGAGATCATCAAGGCAAATAACGCCCAAAAATACGAGCATTCACGTTTTATTGAAGAAAATAACAAATTTTTCAAATTAAACCTTAAAACAGTAAAAATCGAGCAACTAGTAAGCCCACTAATGGAAACAATTGGCTCGATCGGAGTAGCTGCTGTCATCATAATAGGCGGCAAAGACGTCATTGACGGAAATATAAACATGGGTGCTTTCTTTTCATTTTTAACTGCACTTTTTATGCTCTACACTCCACTAAAACGCATCGTAAATATATACAACAAAATGCAAGACGCCATCGCCGCAAGTGAGAGAACCTTCTTCTTAATGGATAAGGTAAGCGAGATAAAAGATGGCGAAAAAGAGTTAAGTGAAGAGATAAATTTGATTAAATTTAATGATGTCTGCCTAAACTACGGCGACAAAGAGGTCTTAAAAGGTATAAATTTGGAGGCTCGTAAGTCAGAATTTATAGCCCTGGTTGGTTCAAGCGGTGGCGGAAAAACCTCGCTCATGAATCTACTTATGAGATTTTACGACGTAAATAGCGGAGAAATTTTAATAAATGAGACAAATTTAAAAGATATCAAAATCCACTCACTTCGCCAAAATATCGGACTTGTAACCCAGCGTGTCTATATCTTTAACGATACAATCGCTAAAAACGTGGCTTACGGTAGAGAATTTAACGAAGAAGCCGTGATAAATGCACTAAAAATGGCAAATGCTTATGAATTTGTAAGTAAACTAGATAACGGCATAAACACTATCTTAAATGAATTTGGCACAAACCTTTCAGGCGGTCAAAGACAGCGTATAGCAATAGCAAGGGCTCTTTATCAAAACCCACAAATTCTTATCTTTGACGAAGCCACTTCAGCGCTTGATAACGAGAGTGAAAAAGAGATCACAAAGGCTATAAACAACCTAAGAAACAAAAAGATCATCTTTGTCATCGCTCACCGCTTAAGCACGGTTGAGAGTGCTGATAAGATCGCAGTTTTAAGTGGTGGAAAGATAGTTGATATTGGAAGCGATGAAGAACTTAGCAAGAGAAATGAAATTTATGCAAAACTTAAAGGCAAAGCCTTAGTTTAA
- a CDS encoding enoyl-ACP reductase codes for MKDTLNEFKGKTLVISGGTRGIGRAIVEEFAKAGVNIAFTYNSNEELAKEQAKELETTYKIKARAYALNILEPETYKELFLKIDEDFDRIDFFISNAIISGRAVAGGYTKFMKLKPRGINNIFTATVNAFVVGTQEAAKRMEKVGGGSIISLSSTGNLVYIENYAGHGTAKAAVEAMARYAATELGEKNIRVNVVSGGPIETDALRAFTNYEEVRDMTAKLSPLNRMGQPADLAGACLFLCSSKASWVTGHTFIIDGGTTFK; via the coding sequence ATGAAGGACACACTAAACGAATTTAAAGGTAAAACACTAGTCATCAGCGGCGGTACTAGAGGTATCGGTAGAGCTATAGTTGAAGAATTTGCAAAAGCTGGTGTAAATATAGCATTTACCTACAACTCAAACGAAGAGCTTGCAAAAGAACAAGCAAAAGAGCTTGAGACTACTTACAAGATAAAAGCAAGAGCATATGCACTAAATATCCTCGAGCCAGAGACTTATAAAGAGCTATTTTTAAAGATAGACGAGGATTTTGACAGGATTGATTTTTTCATCTCAAATGCTATCATCTCAGGTCGTGCAGTAGCTGGCGGATACACTAAATTTATGAAGCTAAAACCAAGAGGCATAAACAATATCTTTACAGCAACAGTAAATGCCTTTGTTGTAGGCACTCAAGAAGCTGCAAAACGCATGGAAAAAGTGGGTGGTGGTAGCATCATCAGCCTATCATCGACTGGAAATTTAGTATATATCGAAAACTACGCAGGTCACGGTACAGCAAAAGCAGCCGTTGAAGCCATGGCAAGATACGCTGCGACCGAGCTTGGCGAGAAAAATATCCGTGTAAACGTCGTAAGTGGCGGCCCTATCGAGACAGATGCACTAAGAGCCTTTACCAACTACGAAGAGGTGCGCGATATGACAGCAAAGCTTAGCCCGCTAAACCGCATGGGACAGCCTGCTGATCTAGCCGGAGCATGTCTATTTTTGTGCTCATCTAAGGCTAGCTGGGTGACTGGACATACATTTATAATAGATGGTGGCACGACCTTTAAATGA
- the murJ gene encoding murein biosynthesis integral membrane protein MurJ, whose translation MFIKGFFSNSVGIMVSRILGLIRDLLTASILGAGIFSDLFFIAFKIPNLFRRIFGEGAFTQAFLPNFANSKKKAIFQAEIFIKFLLFIGVLTLLVNLFTPYFIKIIASGLSEQNIMDAVPLVRINFYYLALVYIVTFMGALLQYKGHFATTAFSTALLNLAMIASLLLARGKSESVVALYLSFGVVAGGILQVLVHLIAMKFNALNKIFWGGLSGYFKGKKASSKGFFINFYHGLLGSSSMQISAFMDTWLASFLVSGSISYLFYANRIFQLPLAIFAIALSQALFPKITRLLKQKDEVNALVWTKKSFYLLLCALLAATITGVVLSEFIIWLLFERGNFVRANTIECAKVLSAYLVGLTPFGLAKIFSLWLYANMKQKEAAKISIICLVINLILAVILMQKFGAAGLAFASSLGGFLQLILYIRAFGAKRFLAIIEPKFIAAIAILAVLLYFGLTFLKDIFNANF comes from the coding sequence ATGTTTATAAAAGGTTTTTTTTCAAACTCAGTTGGCATTATGGTTTCAAGAATTCTTGGACTTATAAGAGACCTTTTAACAGCTTCTATCCTTGGAGCTGGCATATTTAGCGATCTTTTTTTTATAGCATTTAAGATACCAAATTTATTTCGCCGCATCTTTGGCGAAGGCGCCTTTACGCAGGCATTTTTGCCAAATTTTGCAAATAGCAAGAAAAAAGCGATCTTTCAGGCTGAAATTTTCATCAAATTTCTACTTTTTATAGGCGTTTTGACGCTTCTTGTAAATTTATTTACGCCCTACTTTATAAAGATCATCGCAAGCGGTTTAAGCGAGCAAAATATCATGGATGCAGTGCCGCTTGTGCGTATAAATTTCTACTATCTAGCCCTTGTTTATATCGTCACTTTCATGGGTGCACTGCTTCAGTATAAAGGGCACTTTGCAACGACTGCGTTTTCAACTGCGCTACTAAATTTAGCCATGATCGCATCGCTACTTTTGGCTCGTGGCAAGAGCGAGAGCGTGGTCGCACTTTATCTTAGCTTTGGCGTCGTTGCAGGCGGCATTTTGCAGGTTTTGGTGCATCTAATCGCTATGAAATTTAACGCCTTAAATAAAATTTTCTGGGGCGGTCTAAGCGGATATTTTAAAGGCAAAAAAGCTAGTAGCAAAGGCTTTTTCATAAATTTCTACCACGGCTTACTTGGATCAAGTTCGATGCAGATAAGCGCATTTATGGACACTTGGCTGGCTAGCTTTTTAGTAAGTGGCTCGATAAGCTACCTTTTTTATGCAAATAGAATTTTTCAGCTTCCGCTTGCCATCTTTGCGATCGCGCTCTCCCAGGCGCTTTTTCCAAAGATCACTAGACTTTTAAAGCAAAAAGATGAAGTAAACGCCCTAGTTTGGACGAAAAAGAGCTTTTATCTGCTTCTTTGCGCCCTACTAGCCGCCACTATCACAGGTGTCGTGCTAAGCGAATTTATCATTTGGCTCTTGTTTGAGAGAGGAAATTTCGTAAGGGCAAACACCATTGAATGCGCTAAGGTGCTAAGTGCCTATTTGGTGGGGCTTACGCCATTTGGTCTGGCTAAAATTTTCTCACTTTGGCTTTACGCAAATATGAAGCAAAAAGAGGCAGCTAAAATTTCCATCATCTGCCTTGTGATAAATTTGATCCTAGCAGTCATTTTGATGCAGAAATTTGGAGCTGCTGGCCTTGCATTTGCAAGCTCACTTGGGGGATTTTTACAGCTTATTTTATATATAAGAGCCTTTGGAGCTAAGCGATTTTTAGCTATAATCGAGCCTAAATTTATAGCCGCCATCGCTATTTTGGCGGTTTTGCTCTATTTTGGTTTAACATTTTTAAAGGATATATTTAATGCGAATTTTTGA
- the pgsA gene encoding CDP-diacylglycerol--glycerol-3-phosphate 3-phosphatidyltransferase — translation MSLNLPNALAFFRILLAPLMFFMLVNAPGIFTQIHISWINYFAALIFVIASVTDFFDGYIARSWDQKTKLGAILDPLADKMLILAAFLGLMMLGRASAWAVYLILVREFFITGFRVVMASDGVEVAASMAGKVKTVSQMFAVGFLLMSWPGGELLLWIAVALTLYSGFEYIFAYVKAMKKS, via the coding sequence GTGAGTTTAAATTTACCAAACGCATTGGCATTTTTTAGGATACTACTGGCTCCACTTATGTTTTTTATGCTTGTAAATGCGCCAGGAATTTTTACGCAAATTCACATAAGCTGGATAAACTACTTCGCAGCTCTTATTTTTGTGATCGCCTCGGTGACTGACTTTTTTGACGGCTACATCGCCAGAAGTTGGGATCAAAAGACCAAACTTGGCGCTATCCTTGACCCACTAGCTGATAAGATGCTGATCTTGGCTGCATTTTTAGGCCTTATGATGCTTGGTAGAGCGAGCGCTTGGGCTGTTTATCTCATCTTGGTAAGGGAGTTTTTTATAACTGGTTTTCGTGTCGTGATGGCAAGTGATGGTGTCGAGGTCGCTGCATCAATGGCTGGCAAAGTAAAAACAGTCTCGCAGATGTTTGCGGTTGGATTTTTACTGATGAGCTGGCCTGGTGGCGAACTTTTACTCTGGATCGCTGTTGCGCTCACGCTTTATTCTGGGTTTGAATATATCTTTGCCTATGTAAAGGCGATGAAAAAGAGCTAA
- the cysS gene encoding cysteine--tRNA ligase produces MRIFDTSKREKVEFSPIKEGEVSIYLCGPTVYDDAHLGHAKSAVSFDLLRRVLKALGYKVKFARNYTDIDDKILNKMAQTGQSLEEITNKYIAHYESDMGALNVLDPDFKPKATQCLDAIISYIKVLMDRGVAYKTSDGIYFDTSKDSGYFSISGKDNNTDLIARVASFGEKRDEKDFVLWKFDEKWYESPFGKGRPGWHTECVAMIREFLSNKENDKFEIDIHAGGIDLLFPHHENEASQCRCAYHKNLSKYWMHNGFIKVNNEKMSKSLNNSFFVKDALKNVHGEVLRYYLLTSHYRAHFNYSDEDLVASKKRLDKIYRLKKRVDGVQAGAINESFKNELLEALSDDLNASKALASVDEFVKTANERLDNSPKDKAYKAEVVANLELISEILGIASTNYVEYFQFGVSNEQKEQIKRLLDERTIAKKERNFARADEIRDELEKMNISIMDTPNGAVWEKNND; encoded by the coding sequence ATGCGAATTTTTGATACTTCTAAAAGAGAAAAGGTTGAGTTTAGCCCAATAAAAGAAGGTGAAGTTAGCATCTACCTATGCGGTCCAACGGTCTATGACGACGCACATTTGGGGCATGCAAAGTCAGCCGTTAGCTTTGATCTTTTAAGAAGGGTCTTAAAAGCGCTTGGTTACAAGGTCAAATTTGCAAGAAACTACACCGACATCGACGATAAAATTTTAAATAAAATGGCGCAGACTGGTCAAAGCCTAGAGGAGATCACAAACAAATATATAGCGCACTACGAGAGCGACATGGGCGCTTTAAACGTGCTTGATCCAGACTTTAAGCCAAAGGCTACGCAGTGCTTGGATGCGATCATTAGCTACATCAAGGTGCTTATGGATAGAGGTGTGGCGTATAAAACGAGTGATGGAATTTACTTTGATACGAGCAAGGATAGTGGATATTTTAGCATTAGCGGAAAGGATAATAATACCGATCTAATCGCACGAGTGGCTAGTTTTGGCGAGAAAAGAGATGAAAAAGACTTCGTGCTTTGGAAATTTGACGAGAAATGGTATGAGAGCCCATTTGGCAAGGGTCGTCCTGGCTGGCACACCGAATGTGTGGCGATGATAAGGGAGTTTTTAAGCAACAAAGAAAATGATAAATTTGAGATCGATATCCACGCTGGTGGCATCGACCTACTCTTTCCGCACCATGAAAATGAGGCAAGCCAGTGCAGATGCGCCTATCATAAAAATTTGAGCAAATACTGGATGCATAACGGCTTCATAAAAGTAAATAACGAAAAGATGAGTAAGAGCCTAAATAACAGCTTTTTCGTAAAAGACGCCCTAAAAAACGTTCATGGTGAAGTACTTAGATATTACTTGCTTACGAGCCATTACAGGGCGCATTTTAATTATTCAGATGAAGACTTAGTGGCTTCAAAAAAGAGGCTAGATAAAATTTATCGCCTTAAAAAAAGGGTTGATGGCGTGCAAGCTGGCGCTATAAACGAGAGCTTTAAAAATGAGCTACTTGAGGCACTAAGTGATGATCTAAACGCTTCAAAAGCGCTTGCAAGTGTTGATGAGTTTGTAAAAACAGCAAACGAAAGGCTTGATAATAGCCCAAAAGATAAAGCCTACAAGGCCGAAGTAGTGGCAAATTTGGAGCTTATAAGTGAAATTTTAGGCATTGCTAGCACAAACTATGTGGAGTATTTTCAATTTGGTGTAAGCAACGAGCAAAAGGAACAGATAAAAAGGCTTCTTGATGAGCGGACGATAGCTAAAAAAGAGAGAAATTTTGCAAGAGCTGATGAGATAAGAGACGAGCTAGAAAAGATGAACATCTCTATCATGGATACACCAAATGGCGCAGTTTGGGAGAAAAATAATGACTAA
- a CDS encoding M16 family metallopeptidase: MIKFNKTKLENGLEIYHVPVNPGSKVISVDVFYKVGSRNEVMGKSGIAHMLEHLNFKSTKNLRAGEFDEIVKGFGGVNNASTGFDYTHYFIKASNENLDKTLGLFAELMKNLSLKDKEFQPERDVVHEERRWRTDNNPMGYLYFRLYNHAFIYHPYHWTPIGFIKDIENWNISDIKEFHATYYQPKNAILMISGDIGKDEAFKLAKKNFSGIKNKRAIPKLHCKEPEQDGARRAIIYKDSQTQMLAIAYKIPDFRHADQVGLNAISEYLATGKSSILQQRLIDELMLVNQIYAYNMSCVDENLFIFLAVCNPDVEASVVEAEILKIIDDLKNKPIDKDDVLRVKNLIKTDFIYSFESASKVANLYGSYLARGDIKPLYELEKNIDKIDAKLLKEIANRYFNEKTSTTIILKKE; the protein is encoded by the coding sequence TTGATAAAATTTAATAAAACAAAACTAGAAAACGGACTAGAAATTTATCATGTACCAGTAAATCCTGGCTCAAAAGTGATAAGTGTCGATGTATTTTACAAAGTTGGCTCAAGAAACGAAGTGATGGGCAAAAGCGGCATCGCTCACATGCTAGAGCATCTAAATTTCAAATCAACCAAAAATTTACGTGCTGGCGAATTTGACGAGATAGTAAAGGGCTTTGGTGGCGTAAATAACGCAAGTACAGGCTTTGACTACACTCACTACTTCATAAAAGCCTCAAATGAAAATTTAGACAAAACGCTTGGGCTTTTTGCCGAGCTTATGAAAAATTTAAGCCTAAAAGATAAAGAATTTCAGCCAGAGCGAGACGTGGTGCATGAAGAGCGCAGGTGGCGAACAGACAACAACCCTATGGGATACCTCTACTTTAGGCTCTACAACCACGCATTTATCTATCATCCATATCACTGGACACCGATAGGCTTTATAAAAGATATCGAAAACTGGAATATCTCCGACATAAAAGAATTTCACGCTACGTATTATCAGCCCAAAAATGCGATTTTGATGATAAGTGGCGACATCGGCAAGGATGAGGCATTTAAGCTAGCTAAGAAAAATTTTAGTGGCATAAAAAACAAAAGAGCCATCCCAAAACTACACTGCAAAGAGCCTGAGCAAGACGGCGCTAGAAGGGCTATCATCTATAAAGATAGCCAAACGCAAATGCTAGCTATCGCTTATAAGATCCCAGACTTTAGGCATGCTGATCAAGTGGGACTAAATGCGATCAGTGAATATCTAGCTACTGGCAAAAGCTCGATTTTACAGCAACGTCTAATCGATGAGCTCATGCTTGTAAATCAAATTTATGCTTATAATATGAGCTGCGTTGATGAAAATTTATTTATATTTTTAGCAGTTTGCAATCCAGATGTCGAAGCAAGTGTGGTTGAGGCTGAAATTTTAAAGATCATAGATGATTTAAAAAATAAACCAATCGACAAAGATGATGTTTTAAGAGTTAAAAATTTGATAAAAACTGATTTTATTTACTCATTTGAGAGTGCAAGCAAGGTCGCAAATTTATATGGCTCATATCTTGCTAGAGGCGACATAAAGCCACTTTATGAGCTTGAAAAAAATATCGATAAGATAGATGCCAAGCTTTTAAAAGAGATAGCAAATAGATATTTTAATGAAAAAACCAGCACAACAATAATTTTAAAAAAGGAATAA